One window of the Macaca thibetana thibetana isolate TM-01 chromosome 1, ASM2454274v1, whole genome shotgun sequence genome contains the following:
- the LOC126939143 gene encoding LOW QUALITY PROTEIN: alpha-1,3-mannosyl-glycoprotein 4-beta-N-acetylglucosaminyltransferase-like protein MGAT4E (The sequence of the model RefSeq protein was modified relative to this genomic sequence to represent the inferred CDS: inserted 1 base in 1 codon): MRCSIRKCFIQSVGIVFLWLFITLKIPKETEDDQNEASYNSRKDPRPLEDWQNLTFKYMEKIQKRRKTWLTVGISSVQQGDRSSLLYTLVSLFRVSSKAEQKHLTVLVHLADSDLTWLRETVAHISSLFSPQILKGQLLMIHAPSDAYPTVDSVRDEAFCGEFYSKQNVDHAFLMSFATKLSDYFLLIEDNAFFAPNFVTHIHSRVNTMKSNSWVLLEFSNMGFLGKLFHSRDLPLLAHFLLLFYKEKPLDSLISHFRMLLVQESPILCKPFLFYRRVSYTTFDHKQKATALQKKNADGPNNPPGAVFTDMQVSDVHFPWEAYTLDESFFWTHNLSTGNHLTVILNHPANLSRVQVITGSIVXWEVCPGEGAGGAGLRT, translated from the exons ATGCGGTGTTCCATTAGGAAATGCTTCATACAGTCAGTGGGCATCGTATTCCTGTGGCTCTTCATCACTTTGAAAATCCCCAAGGAAACTGAAGATGACCAAAAT GAGGCCAGTTATAACAGCAGGAAGGACCCAAGACCACTCGAAGACTGGCAGAACCTCACCttcaaatatatggaaaaaatccagaagagaagaaaga CATGGCTGACAGTGGGGATATCGTCAGTGCAGCAAGGGGACAGAAGCAGCCTCTTGTACACATTGGTCTCCCTGTTCCGTGTTTCCTCTAAGGCTGAGCAGAAACACCTCACGGTGCTGGTCCACCTGGCAGATTCTGACCTCACCTGGCTCAGAGAAACTGTTGCCCATATTTCAAGCCTCTTCAGCCCGCAGATCTTGAAAGGGCAGTTGCTAATGATCCATGCTCCATCCGATGCCTACCCCACTGTTGACAGCGTCAGAGATGAAGCCTTTTGTGGCGAATTCTACTCCAAGCAGAACGTAGATCACGCCTTCCTCATGAGCTTTGCCACAAAGCTCTCTGATTACTTCCTGTTAATAGAGGACAATGCCTTTTTTGCCCCCAACTTTGTTACCCACATTCATTCAAGGGTGAACACCATGAAGTCCAACTCATGGGTGCTACTGGAGTTCTCCAATATGGGCTTCCTTGGCAAACTGTTTCACAGCAGGGACCTCCCGCTCCTggcccatttcctcctcctcttctacaAGGAGAAACCCCTTGACAGCCTGATTTCTCATTTCCGTATGCTCCTGGTCCAGGAAAGCCCAATCCTCTGCAAACCTTTCCTATTTTACCGCAGGGTCTCCTACACCACCTTTGATCACAAGCAGAAGGCCACAGCACTTCAGAAAAAGAATGCTGATGGTCCCAACAACCCACCTGGAGCTGTCTTCACTGATATGCAGGTTTCCGACGTGCATTTCCCCTGGGAGGCCTACACTCTGGATGAGTCATTCTTTTGGACACACAACCTTAGTACAGGAAACCACCTGACAGTGATTCTGAACCATCCAGCAAACCTGAGCAGGGTGCAAGTGATAACGGGCTCCATTG GATGGGAGGTATGCCCTGGAGAAGGGGCAGGTGGAGCTGGGCTACGAACCTGA